The following coding sequences are from one Nicotiana tomentosiformis chromosome 3, ASM39032v3, whole genome shotgun sequence window:
- the LOC117277777 gene encoding arabinogalactan protein 14-like, whose translation MEAMKMKIFMVALIMVLVAMSGIQNVAAMEAPAPAPASDSSIFVPTIFASLVALVFGLFF comes from the coding sequence atggaggcaatgaaAATGAAGATTTTCATGGTGGCTCTCATCATGGTTTTGGTGGCCATGTCTGGTATCCAAAATGTGGCTGCAATGGAGGCCCCTGCACCTGCTCCTGCTTCTGATTCCTCCATTTTTGTACCCACCATTTTTGCTTCTCTTGTAGCTCTTGTCTTTGGTCTTTTCTTCTAA